One Solibacillus sp. R5-41 DNA segment encodes these proteins:
- a CDS encoding DUF3955 domain-containing protein — MKKYLIASTPILLGVICFIVSTVIGSSVAEDGTLVEPAFFLIPIGFLMFFIGIISIVCITLISAFKKNKLLMNRHG; from the coding sequence ATGAAAAAATATCTAATTGCTTCTACACCGATACTTTTAGGGGTTATTTGTTTTATTGTGAGTACTGTAATTGGTAGTAGTGTAGCAGAAGATGGTACTTTAGTAGAACCGGCATTCTTTTTAATCCCAATAGGGTTCTTGATGTTTTTTATTGGAATTATCTCAATAGTATGCATTACGCTTATCTCTGCGTTCAAAAAAAACAAATTATTAATGAATAGACACGGTTAA
- a CDS encoding aspartyl-phosphate phosphatase Spo0E family protein translates to MPFTDKLKIMKKIEKLRSQLINVGMEKGLTHPNTIKISQDLDKLLNEYGTK, encoded by the coding sequence GTGCCTTTTACTGATAAATTAAAAATTATGAAAAAAATAGAAAAACTAAGATCCCAATTGATAAATGTTGGGATGGAAAAAGGTCTAACCCATCCAAATACTATTAAAATAAGTCAAGATCTTGATAAGTTGTTAAATGAATACGGAACGAAATAA